Proteins co-encoded in one Dreissena polymorpha isolate Duluth1 chromosome 12, UMN_Dpol_1.0, whole genome shotgun sequence genomic window:
- the LOC127854214 gene encoding uncharacterized protein LOC127854214 isoform X2, with the protein MLKLKVVNIKSPQLSRLKWPLLHPIPEAQAVVPIDGPTRQIAVSGRLSSGDLAVFDDKAANAVLLDAEMQLKSGYPTIATSSMVARRSHMSLPEDVESQPDMKFFAELVKPVKKWKFQKEKLKTLEPSKHGFHQRSQSPTFRRLVSATEKLQHLVTLGDSDAPSPSVDIIETQVEMPPEAVVRSSSRYTKSEPNTTRVNKVESLPATGNFYPTGRFNFQPEVRTIEPVRREEPFVEEDEDEEDSYTCTPSPRLLTPPPPPPPFVKKHKQRSKRLHQEFKVDFKKLDSHSELHLFLPHIQDNSRAATPDSPNTNYYKMRHELPPINDFPGQKSPDDERNKSKKKQTKKKKKHPSRIKSGINDETGVSDHLNDVPTLISLANDNDYHPESMCVFEKCKFHQHRKTMNIRQP; encoded by the exons ATGTTAAAACTAAAAGTGGTTAACATCAAGTCCCCGCAGTTGTCTCGGTTGAAATGGCCTCTGCTTCATCCTATACCGGAAGC GCAAGCCGTTGTTCCGATAGACGGTCCCACCCGGCAGATAGCGGTGAGCGGCCGGCTTTCTTCCGGTGACCTCGCGGTATTCGACGACAAAGCGGCGAATGCCGTCCTTTTAGACGCCGAGATGCAACTGAAGTCCGGCTATCCGACGATCGCCACCTCCTCTATGGTGGCGCGTCGGAGCCACATGAGCCTCCCGGAAGATGTGGAAAGCCAACCGGATATGAAGTTTTTCGCGGAGCTAGTGAAACCCGTTAAAAAATGGAAATTCCAAAAGGAGAAATTAAAGACGCTTGAACCGTCGAAGCACGGGTTTCACCAGAGGAGTCAGTCTCCGACGTTTCGCAGGCTTGTCAGCGCAACGGAAAAGCTGCAGCATTTAGTGACTTTGGGCGACAGCGATGCACCTAGTCCTAGCGTTGATATTATTGAGACTCAAGTCGAAATGCCTCCGGAGGCGGTAGTGCGTTCGTCGTCTCGTTATACTAAGTCGGAACCGAACACCACGCGGGTGAACAAAGTGGAGTCGCTCCCGGCCACCGGGAACTTTTACCCGACGGGTCGGTTCAATTTTCAGCCCGAGGTGCGGACAATTGAGCCCGTGCGACGGGAGGAACCATTCGTTGAGGAGGACGAGGATGAGGAAGATTCCTACACGTGCACGCCGAGCCCCAGGCTGCTCACGCCGCCACCTCCACCGCCTCCTTTTGTTAAAAAGCATAAACAACGCTCAAAGCGGTTGCATCAAGAGTTTAAGGTAGATTTCAAAAAGCTTGACTCTCATTCGGAGCTTCATTTGTTTCTTCCTCATATACAAGACAATTCAAGGGCGGCTACTCCGGATAGCCCGaatacaaattattataaaatgagaCACGAGTTGCCTCCCATTAATGACTTTCCGGGCCAAAAGTCACCGGACGATGAAAGGAACAAATCAAAgaaaaaacagacaaaaaagaaaaagaagcaTCCTTCGCGAATTAAATCGGGAATTAACGATGAAACTGGTGTTAGCGACCATTTGAACGATGTACCAACACTTATTTCACTCGCAAATGACAATGATTATCACCCCGAGTCAATGTGTGTGTTTGAAAAGTGCAAATTTCACCAGCATAGAAAAACTATGAATATTCGACAACCGTAA
- the LOC127854214 gene encoding uncharacterized protein LOC127854214 isoform X1 — protein MTSKYYAPVILERFNSRQIRRHHRRIRNKQMSDFYNRQAVVPIDGPTRQIAVSGRLSSGDLAVFDDKAANAVLLDAEMQLKSGYPTIATSSMVARRSHMSLPEDVESQPDMKFFAELVKPVKKWKFQKEKLKTLEPSKHGFHQRSQSPTFRRLVSATEKLQHLVTLGDSDAPSPSVDIIETQVEMPPEAVVRSSSRYTKSEPNTTRVNKVESLPATGNFYPTGRFNFQPEVRTIEPVRREEPFVEEDEDEEDSYTCTPSPRLLTPPPPPPPFVKKHKQRSKRLHQEFKVDFKKLDSHSELHLFLPHIQDNSRAATPDSPNTNYYKMRHELPPINDFPGQKSPDDERNKSKKKQTKKKKKHPSRIKSGINDETGVSDHLNDVPTLISLANDNDYHPESMCVFEKCKFHQHRKTMNIRQP, from the exons ATGACGAGTAAATACTACGCTCCAGTGATATTGGAGAGGTTTAACTCCCGACAGATTCGTCGGCATCACCGACGGATACGAAACAAACAGATGTCGGACTTCTATAACAG GCAAGCCGTTGTTCCGATAGACGGTCCCACCCGGCAGATAGCGGTGAGCGGCCGGCTTTCTTCCGGTGACCTCGCGGTATTCGACGACAAAGCGGCGAATGCCGTCCTTTTAGACGCCGAGATGCAACTGAAGTCCGGCTATCCGACGATCGCCACCTCCTCTATGGTGGCGCGTCGGAGCCACATGAGCCTCCCGGAAGATGTGGAAAGCCAACCGGATATGAAGTTTTTCGCGGAGCTAGTGAAACCCGTTAAAAAATGGAAATTCCAAAAGGAGAAATTAAAGACGCTTGAACCGTCGAAGCACGGGTTTCACCAGAGGAGTCAGTCTCCGACGTTTCGCAGGCTTGTCAGCGCAACGGAAAAGCTGCAGCATTTAGTGACTTTGGGCGACAGCGATGCACCTAGTCCTAGCGTTGATATTATTGAGACTCAAGTCGAAATGCCTCCGGAGGCGGTAGTGCGTTCGTCGTCTCGTTATACTAAGTCGGAACCGAACACCACGCGGGTGAACAAAGTGGAGTCGCTCCCGGCCACCGGGAACTTTTACCCGACGGGTCGGTTCAATTTTCAGCCCGAGGTGCGGACAATTGAGCCCGTGCGACGGGAGGAACCATTCGTTGAGGAGGACGAGGATGAGGAAGATTCCTACACGTGCACGCCGAGCCCCAGGCTGCTCACGCCGCCACCTCCACCGCCTCCTTTTGTTAAAAAGCATAAACAACGCTCAAAGCGGTTGCATCAAGAGTTTAAGGTAGATTTCAAAAAGCTTGACTCTCATTCGGAGCTTCATTTGTTTCTTCCTCATATACAAGACAATTCAAGGGCGGCTACTCCGGATAGCCCGaatacaaattattataaaatgagaCACGAGTTGCCTCCCATTAATGACTTTCCGGGCCAAAAGTCACCGGACGATGAAAGGAACAAATCAAAgaaaaaacagacaaaaaagaaaaagaagcaTCCTTCGCGAATTAAATCGGGAATTAACGATGAAACTGGTGTTAGCGACCATTTGAACGATGTACCAACACTTATTTCACTCGCAAATGACAATGATTATCACCCCGAGTCAATGTGTGTGTTTGAAAAGTGCAAATTTCACCAGCATAGAAAAACTATGAATATTCGACAACCGTAA